The DNA region TCTGAAGGAGGCCTGCATTATACATAATCCGATCTAATAACAAATCTTATATACAACAAAGAATTGAGTTTCCTTCTTATACAGAACAGATATCAGAGTCTACCCAAGGAAACCCATTCACATTCCATGAATGCTGAAAGTAAGAACCTCAACAAACTAAGAGAATTATTACTCAAAAGTTTGGAGGCTCTCGAATCGAAACAGGGGTTTCTGGAGGTTTGCTATAGACATcatcaaaatgaagataaagatcTCCTAAATCAAGGTCATCCGCATGTGTGGTCCGTGATAACCCACGAGAATTTCTCCACTCCAAGTGCTGTTCTCGCTCCTCCAAGCTTCTTTCAGAAAGGTTATCAGAATAATTAGTATGTGCAGTGTTTCTATTGAAATCAGGAGGCTCAAGAAAACTTGACTGGGGTCGTGCAATATCTGGGCCACTTCTAGTCCTCCATTCAAAATCAGGCGGCTCAACAAAACTTGACTGGGGTTGTGCATTATCTGGGCCCCTTCTAGCCCACCAAGCGCTTCGGGTAGGTTGTAATAAGTTGCCAGGTTCATGATGCTGAAGTACACTCTCCTGGAAAACTGGAGTTGATGTAGAAGCCCCTAGATGTGACTGCAATCGAGCTTCATCGTCATGGTCCCAGTACTGTTCATATCTTGCTTCATTTTGCATGAAGTTTGATGGCATTGAGTAATCTCCTAGACGATACTCAGGCACTTCATATGTCACAGTTGGTATGTCTACTCTATGATCGGCTGTCTGTAGATATCGAGAAGTATAATACCAATCAAGAAGATATGGATGATTCTTCTGTTCTACATCAATCAGCCACAAAGAACCCATCTGATAGCCTGTCCCAGCAGTGTACGGCGATTCCCTTAATAAGGTGTTGTTTCTGTCTCTATTGCCTCTCAAATTTGAGCTCCCACGCCACATTCGTGGTGGAGAACATACATTTCTAATTCCTTGTCCTTGCAACTTGTGCTCCCTGAAAGTTCTAAGCTCTAAGAGGAACCGCTTTCCCAGAGAATTTGGCTCCCAAGAAGGATAGCTACTCTGGAAACTGCAGGCAAAATGAGAAGACATAACATGaataaacaaacacaaaatctTGACCATCCTACGGTTAGCATTGATGTTTCATACCTCAAGAACGATTTCTCCATTTTCCCTTGAGAGCTCCTCTGGGTACTGGATGTATGATATGGGGATCCATAATTGCTATTGCCATGGTTTTGAAAATCAAAGGTGCTAAAACTGCCAAATAGAATTACCAAACAGTATCCATTCAATGTTAATCACAGAACTGAGATCTGATTGGTCACAATTGAATGCCTCAACAAAATTGGTTCCAAAATCATGAATTATAAACAGAACAGACTAACCTGCAGACATGGCCAACACCTTCAATATCCACTGTATAATCTTCAATGAACCGTAAAATATCATCCACACGCTGCCAGATCACATAGAAAATGTGACTGTTAAAACAAGCATATACAGcgtaaatataattaattaaagaactTGTTCCTCAAAAGATAATATTGATTGATAACCTTAGGGACGATAAATAAAAGCAATATCGGAGTGAGGAAAATGGAGGCCATCTCCTCAAGTAACATCATCCCAGTATACTGCATTGCAAAGAGAAAAGGCCAGAACAGTAAAAAAGATGGCTCAATTATCTTGTGTTAAAAAGAAAGAGTTCTGATTTTGCTGTTTGTTAAAGAGAATTTCAGGcatctaataattttaatacctaaattgAACACAATGCCCACTAATCAAAGCATACATTAACAGTAAAAACTGGCATCTCATGAAGCACAGGGATAAGGCTCTCATAGGCATGGGCTACTACAACAACTATAAAATGCAACAAAGAGTATTGACAACTCAAACAATTTCTGGCTGTACATTAATACAAGGGAGGGTTTTAAAGTATTCTGCGCAACACATTcatttgaaaatagaaaattccACACAACACATATCAGTGCAAAGGGAATTACACAAAtcaaatagttttatatttgttaaatttatcaaGATGAATGAATTCTCAAAAGCATTGCccaattttaaatgaaattacaatGAATCAGGGGCTATACTAACAGGAAAGTTGCAGGATATTTTTGGTTCGACCAGGGATACCACTCCTAGTATAGTAAGAACAGAAGAAACTTGAACATCATAATATTACCTGAAAGAGTGTTTCAAACTCTTTCCGCACCATCTCACTATATTCTTTACCTCGCCATCTCTTTGGCATATAATGTGTATGTTGAACTACCATAGACATGGCTCCTTCTGGATCGAGGACCAAGAGCTCATCCGTAACTGCAGCCCGGCTGATAGCTGTTATGGTTCCAAACACAGCAGCATACCAAAACAAGTTGCGACCAAATATCTAAATGGTTTAAAAGAAGATGCCATTAAAACATTGAAGAAAAGTATATCAACTTCCATATGATCTAATATAAGGAggaaaaagtgaaattatattttacatggCCCTCAAGCAGAGATTCCTCCAAAAATGCAATGATGATCAGGACAGCAGCGAAACCGCCCGACacaaaagaaataaactttGCTATGATAGAAATAATAGGTGATGGAAATTGCTTCAGATAATCAGAAGCATGCATGACACTGCTATTCATCCTATTCTTGAATAAATGGTCAACCTGTAAAACAAGtatgaaaacattaattaaagGAAATCTGTAAGGTTGGCCAAAAGAAAACATCAGTTATTTGGTAAACCATTTGAAATTTAGGTACTGCAAATTAAGTCAAATCCTCATTCAGCAATACACATACAACTCTCTTGTGCAACagtagagaaaaaaattccagTGTAACATgatgtaaaagaaaaagtaattgCAGTACCTCATTGAATTCCCTAAAAACCCATTTAGACAAATTTGACCATCTTCGAGATGATGCTGTGCTTGGATGATTGTAGAATTGCTCAGCATGTCTTAAGAAGAGGTATACTAGCATAAATATGACAAGAAATGGAGAAAGGATAAGCATCGCAAGCCCAACAACCATAAGCCTTTTCTTTAAAGTTTTAGGATTAGAAATGAAGTCTCTTCTGACACAAAAGTTTctgcaaaattaataaagtcTGATCAGAGAATGATAAGTATCTTAGGAAGCATATACGAAGATTCTATCAAGCACCccaataatgaaagaaaaaaagttttagGTCATGCCTAGATCATCCCTCACAAGATTTTAATTTGGTCATACTAGCACCAGGTAATGGCCTTCATTAGGAATTAGAGCCATTTTTAAAGCAGCACCTAGTTCTCAGCCTCTTGGATCAACAATACTGTTTATTAgattattcaaagaaaacttACAGCCTTACTTCAAAAAACTCATACAGAGGAGCTCTAGATGaattcattaatcaagaaaGCAAGCTTGTCAACATTCCCAAAATAAAAGGGTTTGTTCATTCTAGATCATATTTTAGAACTAAATAGAggtgtaaataataaaatacaaagcAATTAATTTATCATCTGTCCCTGGGACACAATACATTCCAGTAACGTAATTAAAGATGgccacaaaaaaaaagaaaaaagaaaagtgaactAAGTATCCTACATAGCCAGACAGTAGTGTAAAATCCAACTTACCGATCAAACATACTTTGCAGTATGCACCAATTCAAGGTCCATTCCAGAGTCTTGGTAAGTATTAGGCGATGCTGTGAGCCATTTGATCCAAATCTGACAGTTGGACCAGCACCTGGTACCCACTGAGAAATTGGAAAAGCAAGCACCCCTTTGTTAAGCATTCCAATCAAGTAATTCTCCTTCCTCATCAAACGCATTACCACATCATGAGCAGAAAGATCCTTAACTACACAAAGTTGCTGTGAACTTTGTAACTGAACAACCTTTTCAAGAATGGTTGCCCAGGGCATGGTTTGGATTTCATTGTCGGTAACATGAAGACTGCAAAAGATAGCAACACACACATTCAGTTAATAATAAAGTACCATCggacaaaaaatttttacaCCAATGTCAAAGGAACACTCAGAAAACAGATTGGCACAGATCAATATCATACTTACCTGCTGTAATAGAAATGACGAATTCCTAGAGTATCCTTCAACTGAGTAAAAAATCTCAAGAAACAGAAGATCCAATACATAGAGAATAACCCTAAATATCCAACAATAATTGCTTTGGAAAGTGTTACTGGGGTTAACGGGTGCTGATGAAGAGCTTCCTTAGCAAGATCACAGGGCTTAATTCCAGATTCAACTGCATCCATTCCACACTTTGCATTTCGAAGACCATTCCAATCGACATACAGTAAGAAAAATGCTGAGAAACATATGGTGAAACCCAAGCTCAAAAGCTCAACTATccattttataataatacacCAAAGTCCTTTCTCACAGTAGTAGCTATAGAGCCTTTCAAAAAACAAATCTAAATCAACAATTAGAGCCGTATTCAAGCTTTCACCATTGAGTAGCCCCGTTGGGCTTTCAATACCAGGGCTTGGTACCCTTCCATGTTCGTATACAGACAACTCCACCTCAGGAGGCACATCCTTAAGCAAGCCTGTTGTCAAAGATGATTCACCATGCCATTTCCACTTCAATACATTGAGAGGATTTGCAAACTTTTGCCCACTGAACATCATTTATCAAAACTAACAGTAGGCAAAAGCAGCCAGTCCATTTAAATGGTTAAACTAATCTCCTGTAAGCACGtacaaacaaaaaagaattaatgCACAGAGTAAACGATTAACTTATGACAAAGCAAAAAACAAAATGCACATAGCATAATCACAGATAATtactacaaatataaaaaatctgtAACCAACACAGATGCACCATgcttatgtatatttaaaaattatataagcaCAAAGCAAAAGAATACAGCAACATCTATTGCTTACGATTAGATGGCATATCATTGCCAAAATACTCTCCGATGCTAGAAATTTCTGCATCGTAAGAATCTTATATCTACCATTGAGAGTTACTGTTCGAAAATGAAATATGCAGACAACTTTTCTCATGTATCTTAGAGTGCAGTGACACAATAAGTACCTTTCCATTCTTCAAAACTCAAGTGCAGAGTTCAATCAAGTCTAATTGAGTGCAATCAATGAAATTTGGTCCTCCTCTAATGTCCTGAAATATATATTAGCAAAAGTTTTTCAATCAAtgctatttaaaaaaaaaaaaaaaaagcctcatTTATAGGCACAGCATAAAACCCCGGAAAACTGCATTTGGTGTCAGGCAGTTAGCTTGATAAAGGGATCACAACCAAGACGCATAGAGGCTTCAAAATCAACTATCACAAGTTTTAAAAGCCCTTACACTACATCAAAATGGGAAGCATAAAGAAACCTCAACTCTATAATCCCAAGAAGGAGTTGTAAAAATTCAGTCTAGCTCAACTGAATTTCATTGAAAGGGTATCACAAGAAACAATTTTACTCGATCAGAAATCAATAAAATCCAAAATCAAGAGAAGTGTCCACtacaagttataaaatttgcTAAAAAGGAGTTAATTTTGATGAATCAACAGTAGCCCACAtaaaatacaatcaaaatacCACAGAAAAAAACAAGGAGAGAACCTTCTTGACCGAAAGGCAATCACCCAATATTGAATtcaaggaaaaataaatttcaatactGCACCTGACGtggaacaaaagaaaaatgaaaaatccaataataaaataaaatacataaacacGAAATTACCAGCTAGCCACGGAAACAAACTAAGAAATTCAAGAAGGATTGAAACACAGAAAATATTGATCGACGGAAAAGAATGAAGTAGTTGaatacaagaaaaagaaaagagaagatgaaacGATTTAAGGTTGGAAGAGTTGGGTCTGAACTTGGTTGCGTGGAAGAAAGAGGGATTTTTATGAGAATTGAGTTAAACTGTTATTAAGACTGACGGTTGAGTTGAGGTTgttgtttatataaaagttcTAATTCGTATTTGTTAATCTCAGACTCGGTGGGGGAGTTTGTGCGGAAGGAGACGTGAAACTGAGTAATTCTAATCGGCCTTTTtcagattattatttttattaatatattattagtttcaGCAGAAGAGGTCGGTAATTGAAGGGTTCAATCGTGGGCTGGGCCATCTGCCATCGTCGATCTCCATTGGGCTACTGGATCTGTGaagtctttttattatttaaaaaattattttattaaccaatctttaatttctcaaactattttatttattttgttatataataaaataaataataatatggtaattactctttttttaatgtattaaaaattagtaaaataattttgattttattattattataattttaaaagttttgtaaAATCTGGATACTCAAATTACAAAGGGAGTGGGTATTTATAAGTATTACCCACCACCCTATACACCCAAAAATTTGACTGTATTATAAATGCATCTACACTTACAGTTATAAAAGGATGTTTAACatgcttaattttcttttattttattatctagaaAGACATGCTTTCGTAaccaaacaaatatttaaaaaataaatatactaaaaaatatttaaataaaataatattttattatatttaaccaaatataataattatttatatttatcaatctttattaaatataataataatttttactcattaatattcaaaactatttttatgaaaatattttatttttgataataaaatattacctaaactaAATATATCATAAGTTAATTTAGTTTTTACAATCAATAAAAGTAAgggtatatatttttgaatagataattagatataaaaataacaatatattatcttataattgtattattttaaattatagataaaataatatttaatgatatgataatatattatttgtatatcaaattatatattaaaaataaaaccaaaaatcattcataaatcaataaaattatatatataaaacaaaaaatatcattatataactaaatattatttcatcttttattttttattatttaattatataataatatatcattatttatttatataatattattttttactcaagACTTTTATTGGTAATCCACCGTCCAAAAGCCCTGAAATCCACGAGATGCAGCGGACAAATTTACTGGAAGTCCAACATATTATCCCTCGATATatccaattaatataatatttttattttaataataaaatatctaaaccGAAACTCCATTATTAATCCACCGTCCAAAAACTCTGCAATCCGCGGGACGCAAAGGACAAATTTACCCGAAGTCCGACGTGTCATCCACCCACGTGAGCGTCAGCTCATCCTCCCCGCCAGAAAACTTCCCCTCTCCACCTCTCTAAACACTCTTCAGACTACCGTATCTCTCTCTCTACAATGATCTGCCCAGAGTCTTCGCAATCAAAATCAATCCCTTTCAAATCCAAAATGCCACTTCGGTTCAAACCCAAACCCCCAACTTTCAGGCCGAATCAGCTGACAAACAAAACCTCAGAGAAACCGTCACCGCTCCCCCGGCGGGCTTGCAACAATGGAGTGGTCTTCTCCATCAGAGAGGTTCGAAAGGCTTCCATAACACGAACACGGTCGTAACTGCATCTGACGGACGAGATTGAATCTGCCAAACAGCAGATCGGTTTATGGCCCACCAAACAAT from Mangifera indica cultivar Alphonso chromosome 8, CATAS_Mindica_2.1, whole genome shotgun sequence includes:
- the LOC123223625 gene encoding autophagy-related protein 9-like, coding for MMFSGQKFANPLNVLKWKWHGESSLTTGLLKDVPPEVELSVYEHGRVPSPGIESPTGLLNGESLNTALIVDLDLFFERLYSYYCEKGLWCIIIKWIVELLSLGFTICFSAFFLLYVDWNGLRNAKCGMDAVESGIKPCDLAKEALHQHPLTPVTLSKAIIVGYLGLFSMYWIFCFLRFFTQLKDTLGIRHFYYSSLHVTDNEIQTMPWATILEKVVQLQSSQQLCVVKDLSAHDVVMRLMRKENYLIGMLNKGVLAFPISQWVPGAGPTVRFGSNGSQHRLILTKTLEWTLNWCILQSMFDRNFCVRRDFISNPKTLKKRLMVVGLAMLILSPFLVIFMLVYLFLRHAEQFYNHPSTASSRRWSNLSKWVFREFNEVDHLFKNRMNSSVMHASDYLKQFPSPIISIIAKFISFVSGGFAAVLIIIAFLEESLLEGHIFGRNLFWYAAVFGTITAISRAAVTDELLVLDPEGAMSMVVQHTHYMPKRWRGKEYSEMVRKEFETLFQYTGMMLLEEMASIFLTPILLLFIVPKRVDDILRFIEDYTVDIEGVGHVCSFSTFDFQNHGNSNYGSPYHTSSTQRSSQGKMEKSFLSFQSSYPSWEPNSLGKRFLLELRTFREHKLQGQGIRNVCSPPRMWRGSSNLRGNRDRNNTLLRESPYTAGTGYQMGSLWLIDVEQKNHPYLLDWYYTSRYLQTADHRVDIPTVTYEVPEYRLGDYSMPSNFMQNEARYEQYWDHDDEARLQSHLGASTSTPVFQESVLQHHEPGNLLQPTRSAWWARRGPDNAQPQSSFVEPPDFEWRTRSGPDIARPQSSFLEPPDFNRNTAHTNYSDNLSERSLEEREQHLEWRNSRGLSRTTHADDLDLGDLYLHFDDVYSKPPETPVSIREPPNF